A genomic region of Borreliella burgdorferi B31 contains the following coding sequences:
- a CDS encoding BBA14 family lipoprotein: MQIKNFPFLFLLNSLIIFSCSTIASLPEEPSSPQESTLKALSLYEAHLSSYIMYLQTFLVKTKQKVNNKNYPEFTLFDTSKLKKDQTLKSIKTNIAALKNHIDKIKPIAMQIYKKYSKNIP, from the coding sequence TTGCAAATTAAAAATTTCCCCTTTTTGTTTTTATTAAACAGTCTTATAATTTTTTCATGCTCTACAATAGCAAGCCTTCCAGAAGAACCATCATCCCCACAAGAGTCAACACTAAAGGCTTTAAGCTTATACGAAGCGCATCTTTCAAGCTATATTATGTATTTACAAACATTTCTTGTGAAGACTAAACAAAAAGTAAATAACAAAAATTATCCTGAATTTACGCTTTTTGATACCAGCAAATTAAAAAAAGATCAGACTCTAAAATCAATCAAGACAAACATTGCTGCTTTAAAAAATCACATTGACAAAATAAAACCAATTGCAATGCAGATTTACAAAAAATACTCAAAAAATATACCTTAA
- the ospA gene encoding outer surface lipoprotein OspA: MKKYLLGIGLILALIACKQNVSSLDEKNSVSVDLPGEMKVLVSKEKNKDGKYDLIATVDKLELKGTSDKNNGSGVLEGVKADKSKVKLTISDDLGQTTLEVFKEDGKTLVSKKVTSKDKSSTEEKFNEKGEVSEKIITRADGTRLEYTGIKSDGSGKAKEVLKGYVLEGTLTAEKTTLVVKEGTVTLSKNISKSGEVSVELNDTDSSAATKKTAAWNSGTSTLTITVNSKKTKDLVFTKENTITVQQYDSNGTKLEGSAVEITKLDEIKNALK, from the coding sequence ATGAAAAAATATTTATTGGGAATAGGTCTAATATTAGCCTTAATAGCATGTAAGCAAAATGTTAGCAGCCTTGACGAGAAAAACAGCGTTTCAGTAGATTTGCCTGGTGAAATGAAAGTTCTTGTAAGCAAAGAAAAAAACAAAGACGGCAAGTACGATCTAATTGCAACAGTAGACAAGCTTGAGCTTAAAGGAACTTCTGATAAAAACAATGGATCTGGAGTACTTGAAGGCGTAAAAGCTGACAAAAGTAAAGTAAAATTAACAATTTCTGACGATCTAGGTCAAACCACACTTGAAGTTTTCAAAGAAGATGGCAAAACACTAGTATCAAAAAAAGTAACTTCCAAAGACAAGTCATCAACAGAAGAAAAATTCAATGAAAAAGGTGAAGTATCTGAAAAAATAATAACAAGAGCAGACGGAACCAGACTTGAATACACAGGAATTAAAAGCGATGGATCTGGAAAAGCTAAAGAGGTTTTAAAAGGCTATGTTCTTGAAGGAACTCTAACTGCTGAAAAAACAACATTGGTGGTTAAAGAAGGAACTGTTACTTTAAGCAAAAATATTTCAAAATCTGGGGAAGTTTCAGTTGAACTTAATGACACTGACAGTAGTGCTGCTACTAAAAAAACTGCAGCTTGGAATTCAGGCACTTCAACTTTAACAATTACTGTAAACAGTAAAAAAACTAAAGACCTTGTGTTTACAAAAGAAAACACAATTACAGTACAACAATACGACTCAAATGGCACCAAATTAGAGGGGTCAGCAGTTGAAATTACAAAACTTGATGAAATTAAAAACGCTTTAAAATAA
- the ospB gene encoding outer surface lipoprotein OspB — protein MRLLIGFALALALIGCAQKGAESIGSQKENDLNLEDSSKKSHQNAKQDLPAVTEDSVSLFNGNKIFVSKEKNSSGKYDLRATIDQVELKGTSDKNNGSGTLEGSKPDKSKVKLTVSADLNTVTLEAFDASNQKISSKVTKKQGSITEETLKANKLDSKKLTRSNGTTLEYSQITDADNATKAVETLKNSIKLEGSLVGGKTTVEIKEGTVTLKREIEKDGKVKVFLNDTAGSNKKTGKWEDSTSTLTISADSKKTKDLVFLTDGTITVQQYNTAGTSLEGSASEIKNLSELKNALK, from the coding sequence ATGAGATTATTAATAGGATTTGCTTTAGCGTTAGCTTTAATAGGATGTGCACAAAAAGGTGCTGAGTCAATTGGTTCTCAAAAAGAAAATGATCTAAACCTTGAAGACTCTAGTAAAAAATCACATCAAAACGCTAAACAAGACCTTCCTGCGGTGACAGAAGACTCAGTGTCTTTGTTTAATGGTAATAAAATTTTTGTAAGCAAAGAAAAAAATAGCTCCGGCAAATATGATTTAAGAGCAACAATTGATCAGGTTGAACTTAAAGGAACTTCCGATAAAAACAATGGTTCTGGAACCCTTGAAGGTTCAAAGCCTGACAAGAGTAAAGTAAAATTAACAGTTTCTGCTGATTTAAACACAGTAACCTTAGAAGCATTTGATGCCAGCAACCAAAAAATTTCAAGTAAAGTTACTAAAAAACAGGGGTCAATAACAGAGGAAACTCTCAAAGCTAATAAATTAGACTCAAAGAAATTAACAAGATCAAACGGAACTACACTTGAATACTCACAAATAACAGATGCTGACAATGCTACAAAAGCAGTAGAAACTCTAAAAAATAGCATTAAGCTTGAAGGAAGTCTTGTAGGCGGAAAAACAACAGTGGAAATTAAAGAAGGTACTGTTACTCTAAAAAGAGAAATTGAAAAAGATGGAAAAGTAAAAGTCTTTTTGAATGACACTGCAGGTTCTAACAAAAAAACAGGTAAATGGGAAGACAGTACTAGCACTTTAACAATTAGTGCTGACAGCAAAAAAACTAAAGATTTGGTGTTCTTAACAGATGGTACAATTACAGTACAACAATACAACACAGCTGGAACCAGCCTAGAAGGATCAGCAAGTGAAATTAAAAATCTTTCAGAGCTTAAAAACGCTTTAAAATAA
- a CDS encoding plasmid maintenance protein yields the protein MKTLKKKSPNTTKRVKKTTMNFQHNLIVLISTLNFINLNFKKYTQKNILYLLNKNLERNKQKLIKLKTLQNYLYILEKKFKVTLNYCKHLGKNSGSETYYKLKYEKEKCYLIINTYFKEKIINKINEFTQRIKKFNQINSSVKWECINNTNNIYKYKEYRNIHKNSKKTTNNEIIKKYLSKCNFKTEIPALIMNLKTTNSTKIYHLRNLKHIENDLKEIDPKKIEKHISNVIKENINNPGYLCKFFRNSGYKRIIHKIKEPEKKYKNKNEILKKILEEKIKELEKEQYKKEDLEKFFGKTYEIYKIKPHFIIEHKKYPDLEKLVKRAKTEIPKIQDKMVRQKSIKNNIFSILLEQLRHKVDNDKLIPTLKKFIENEPDLKYSKVFDNSYYNNLIKIVS from the coding sequence TTGAAAACATTAAAAAAGAAATCACCAAACACTACAAAAAGAGTAAAAAAAACCACAATGAACTTCCAACACAACTTGATTGTATTAATCTCTACCCTTAACTTTATCAACTTAAACTTTAAAAAATACACACAAAAAAACATACTTTATTTACTAAATAAAAACCTTGAAAGAAATAAACAAAAACTCATAAAGCTCAAAACACTACAAAACTATTTATACATACTAGAGAAAAAATTTAAAGTCACGCTAAACTACTGTAAACATTTGGGAAAAAATTCTGGAAGTGAAACTTATTATAAACTTAAATACGAAAAAGAAAAATGCTATTTGATAATTAACACATACTTTAAAGAAAAAATAATAAATAAAATTAACGAATTTACGCAAAGAATAAAAAAATTTAATCAAATAAATAGTAGTGTTAAATGGGAGTGTATTAATAATACTAATAATATATATAAATATAAAGAATATAGAAATATACACAAAAATTCCAAAAAAACAACAAATAATGAAATAATAAAAAAATATTTAAGTAAATGTAACTTCAAAACAGAAATTCCGGCTTTAATAATGAATTTGAAAACAACAAACAGCACTAAAATCTATCATTTAAGAAACCTAAAACACATTGAAAATGACCTAAAAGAAATAGATCCTAAAAAGATTGAAAAGCACATATCAAATGTAATAAAAGAAAATATAAACAACCCAGGATATCTGTGCAAATTTTTCAGAAACAGTGGATATAAAAGAATAATACATAAAATAAAAGAACCGGAAAAAAAATATAAAAACAAAAACGAAATTCTAAAAAAAATACTTGAAGAAAAAATAAAAGAATTAGAAAAAGAACAATATAAAAAAGAAGATCTTGAAAAGTTTTTTGGCAAAACATACGAAATTTACAAAATAAAACCACATTTCATAATAGAACACAAAAAATATCCAGATTTAGAAAAGCTCGTAAAAAGAGCAAAAACAGAGATCCCCAAAATCCAAGATAAAATGGTAAGACAAAAAAGTATAAAAAACAACATTTTTAGTATATTATTAGAACAGTTGAGGCATAAAGTAGATAATGATAAGCTAATTCCTACTTTAAAAAAATTCATTGAGAATGAGCCTGATCTTAAATATAGTAAGGTATTTGACAATTCCTACTATAATAATTTGATTAAAATAGTGAGCTAG
- a CDS encoding DUF226 domain-containing protein, whose product MTALLERLKQKQKELKLDADNKPKAKKGKKATVFSKIEEVKGRKIYHTKIFNDFYTFGISKNEPTKFFISLRGIFNIEDISMFHLFSVREDDEFMGIYYGIRKLDKAFIVKNFNKKETYTLRKCEYIEFRFKKGSVFCYLNGLHILLKKDRVNSPYYNTLLNIILELETELYAFYSKKLSKGGIIPEWIKKRQK is encoded by the coding sequence ATGACGGCTTTACTTGAACGACTAAAGCAAAAGCAAAAAGAGTTAAAATTGGACGCAGACAACAAGCCAAAGGCCAAAAAAGGAAAAAAGGCTACCGTTTTTTCTAAGATTGAGGAGGTTAAGGGTAGAAAGATATACCATACTAAAATCTTTAATGACTTTTATACATTTGGAATAAGCAAGAATGAACCTACGAAATTTTTCATTTCTTTAAGGGGAATCTTTAACATAGAAGACATAAGCATGTTTCATTTATTCTCTGTAAGAGAAGATGATGAATTTATGGGAATTTATTACGGAATAAGAAAACTTGACAAAGCATTTATTGTAAAGAATTTCAACAAGAAAGAAACTTACACTCTTAGAAAATGTGAATACATTGAATTTAGGTTTAAAAAAGGTTCTGTTTTTTGTTATTTAAACGGTCTTCATATTTTACTTAAAAAGGATAGGGTAAACAGCCCCTATTACAACACACTATTAAATATTATTTTAGAACTAGAAACTGAACTCTACGCTTTTTATAGCAAAAAATTGTCAAAAGGGGGAATTATTCCTGAATGGATAAAAAAGAGACAAAAGTAA
- a CDS encoding ParA family protein, producing the protein MDKKETKVITIASIKGGVGKSTTSLIFATLLSIKCKVLLIDIDTQASTTSYFFNKIKDNNIDLINRNIYEVLISNLHIDNALITINKNLDLIPSYLTLHKFNSESIPYKEFKLKEQLKLLSNHYDYIILDTNPSLDFTLTNALVCSNYIIIPITAEKWAVESLDLFTFFMNKLLLTLPMYLINTKFKRNNTHRELLKVLEKNNNFLGTISEREDLNKRIAKNDRFDLTKDYIIEYQNTLTAFLNKSSYVH; encoded by the coding sequence ATGGATAAAAAAGAGACAAAAGTAATAACAATCGCAAGCATAAAGGGTGGTGTTGGCAAGAGCACAACAAGTTTAATTTTTGCCACATTGCTTTCAATCAAATGCAAGGTTCTTTTAATAGACATTGATACCCAAGCTTCAACAACAAGCTATTTTTTTAATAAAATTAAGGACAATAATATAGATTTAATAAATAGAAATATATATGAGGTATTAATATCAAATTTACACATAGATAATGCATTAATCACAATTAACAAAAATCTGGATTTAATTCCAAGTTATTTAACATTACATAAATTCAATTCAGAATCTATTCCATATAAAGAATTTAAATTAAAAGAACAGCTAAAGTTATTAAGTAATCATTACGATTATATAATACTTGATACAAATCCCAGCTTAGATTTTACCCTAACAAATGCCCTTGTATGTAGCAATTACATAATAATACCAATAACAGCAGAGAAATGGGCTGTTGAAAGTTTAGATTTATTTACTTTTTTTATGAACAAGTTATTATTAACTTTGCCAATGTATTTAATTAATACTAAATTTAAAAGAAACAACACGCACAGAGAACTTTTAAAGGTTTTAGAAAAAAACAATAATTTCTTAGGCACAATATCTGAGAGAGAAGATTTAAACAAAAGAATAGCAAAAAATGATAGATTTGATTTGACGAAGGATTACATAATAGAGTACCAAAACACGCTTACTGCGTTTTTAAATAAATCAAGTTACGTACACTAA
- a CDS encoding chromosome replication/partitioning protein, which translates to MEIKINKRNLSESVREEEQALVHYNKLKEKLNINFQKEIYCKIEAMKVLKEIKDKEYYKLDNYSSFDDFAKDYRLARTQTYKYLKIATAIEEGLIEEKYVVKNGINDTICLLKTKESPSLKKSNQNPIKPLRFQLKKEEAYSFYKKNPKLTSFLLEKIFFKEKDFLLKIIKEFETLRNKRK; encoded by the coding sequence GTGGAGATAAAGATAAATAAAAGAAATTTATCTGAAAGCGTTAGAGAAGAAGAGCAAGCACTTGTTCATTATAATAAACTTAAAGAAAAATTAAACATTAATTTTCAAAAAGAAATTTATTGCAAAATAGAAGCAATGAAGGTTTTAAAAGAAATTAAAGATAAAGAATATTATAAACTTGACAATTATTCCAGTTTTGATGATTTTGCAAAAGACTATAGACTTGCCAGAACTCAAACTTATAAGTATCTTAAAATTGCAACAGCAATAGAAGAAGGGCTTATTGAAGAAAAGTATGTAGTTAAAAACGGAATCAATGATACAATTTGTCTTCTTAAAACAAAAGAAAGTCCAAGTTTAAAAAAATCTAATCAAAACCCAATAAAACCACTAAGATTTCAGCTTAAAAAGGAAGAAGCTTATTCTTTTTATAAAAAAAATCCCAAGCTTACAAGCTTTCTTTTAGAGAAAATTTTTTTTAAGGAAAAAGATTTTTTATTAAAAATAATTAAAGAATTTGAAACTTTAAGAAATAAACGAAAATGA
- a CDS encoding DUF261 domain-containing protein: MFIEKILQSNAELFKDVQKSGCYFLSLHYWIFVLTGFDFTAKDVNLNYQRFLELGYIRKDCYILNPCKILSCYKIFSKVRYESPLYLPKAGREFEITEIKVKDQVFVHFLVMDNNKVLYDSLDLKSKGKKFQITSKRIFNYFV; this comes from the coding sequence ATGTTTATTGAGAAAATATTACAAAGCAATGCAGAATTGTTTAAAGACGTTCAAAAGTCCGGATGTTATTTTTTGTCTTTGCACTATTGGATATTTGTTTTAACGGGGTTTGATTTTACAGCAAAAGACGTTAATTTAAATTATCAGCGGTTTTTGGAATTAGGCTACATTAGAAAGGATTGTTATATTTTAAATCCATGTAAAATTCTTAGTTGTTATAAAATATTTTCCAAGGTTAGATACGAGAGTCCACTTTATTTGCCTAAAGCCGGCAGAGAGTTTGAAATAACAGAGATTAAGGTGAAAGATCAGGTTTTTGTGCATTTTCTTGTAATGGATAATAATAAGGTGCTTTACGACAGTCTTGATTTAAAGTCTAAAGGAAAGAAATTCCAAATAACATCAAAAAGGATATTTAATTATTTTGTTTGA
- the dbpA gene encoding decorin-binding protein DbpA, with protein MIKCNNKTFNNLLKLTILVNLLISCGLTGATKIRLERSAKDITDEIDAIKKDAALKGVNFDAFKDKKTGSGVSENPFILEAKVRATTVAEKFVIAIEEEATKLKETGSSGEFSAMYDLMFEVSKPLQKLGIQEMTKTVSDAAEENPPTTAQGVLEIAKKMREKLQRVHTKNYCTLKKKENSTFTDEKCKNN; from the coding sequence ATGATTAAATGTAATAATAAAACTTTTAACAATTTACTTAAACTAACTATACTTGTTAACCTACTTATATCATGTGGACTAACAGGAGCAACAAAAATTAGATTAGAACGAAGCGCTAAAGACATTACAGATGAAATAGATGCAATTAAAAAAGACGCTGCTCTTAAGGGCGTAAATTTTGATGCCTTTAAAGATAAAAAAACGGGTAGTGGGGTATCAGAAAATCCATTCATACTTGAAGCAAAAGTGCGAGCTACTACAGTAGCGGAAAAATTCGTAATAGCAATAGAAGAGGAAGCTACTAAACTCAAAGAAACTGGAAGTAGTGGTGAATTTTCAGCAATGTATGATTTAATGTTTGAAGTCTCAAAACCATTACAAAAATTGGGAATACAAGAGATGACAAAAACAGTCTCAGATGCAGCTGAAGAGAATCCTCCAACTACAGCTCAAGGAGTGCTTGAAATTGCAAAAAAAATGAGAGAAAAATTACAAAGGGTTCATACAAAAAACTACTGCACCCTTAAAAAGAAGGAAAATTCTACTTTTACTGATGAAAAATGCAAAAATAACTAA
- the dbpB gene encoding decorin-binding protein DbpB, with the protein MKIGKLNSIVIALFFKLLVACSIGLVERTNAALESSSKDLKNKILKIKKEATGKGVLFEAFTGLKTGSKVTSGGLALREAKVQAIVETGKFLKIIEEEALKLKETGNSGQFLAMFDLMLEVVESLEDVGIIGLKARVLEESKNNPINTAERLLAAKAQIENQLKVVKEKQNIENGGEKKNNKSKKKK; encoded by the coding sequence ATGAAAATTGGAAAGCTAAATTCAATAGTTATAGCCTTGTTTTTTAAACTATTGGTCGCATGTAGTATTGGATTAGTAGAAAGAACAAATGCAGCTCTTGAATCGTCCTCTAAGGATTTAAAAAACAAAATTTTAAAAATAAAAAAAGAAGCCACGGGAAAAGGTGTACTTTTTGAAGCTTTTACAGGTCTTAAAACCGGTTCCAAGGTAACAAGTGGTGGACTAGCCTTAAGAGAAGCAAAAGTACAAGCCATTGTTGAAACAGGAAAGTTCCTTAAGATAATAGAAGAAGAAGCTTTAAAGCTTAAAGAAACTGGAAACAGTGGTCAATTCTTGGCTATGTTTGACTTAATGCTTGAGGTTGTAGAATCGCTAGAAGACGTTGGAATAATAGGCTTAAAAGCCCGTGTTTTAGAGGAATCTAAAAATAATCCTATAAACACAGCTGAAAGATTGCTTGCGGCTAAAGCTCAAATAGAAAATCAACTTAAAGTGGTTAAGGAAAAACAAAATATTGAAAATGGTGGAGAGAAAAAAAATAATAAAAGCAAAAAAAAGAAATAA
- a CDS encoding helix-turn-helix domain-containing protein → MIFKNRKEEYIFLFKKGLKDLDIAQILGVSESFVAKARNKYFKSGDSVCKKNSFSSDLAEESTTKVSFNEDNFNNLVLLATKKACELENAKNEAERLFYEIVCSFIDSHHRCKNLSLAAIKKEVLILDLKISKLQSEISANKKRGLKSQESLERELADRIKKREEIEKKLITICMREDFDTLVKLKSVLSSKNLKLE, encoded by the coding sequence ATGATATTTAAAAATAGAAAAGAAGAATATATTTTTTTATTTAAAAAAGGTTTAAAAGATTTAGATATCGCTCAAATTTTAGGTGTTAGTGAATCTTTTGTAGCAAAAGCCCGAAATAAATATTTTAAATCCGGTGATTCTGTTTGTAAAAAGAATTCTTTTTCTAGCGACCTGGCAGAAGAAAGCACTACTAAAGTGTCTTTTAATGAGGACAATTTTAACAATTTAGTGCTGCTTGCTACAAAAAAGGCCTGTGAGCTTGAAAATGCCAAAAATGAGGCTGAAAGGTTATTTTACGAGATAGTTTGTTCTTTTATTGATTCCCACCACAGATGTAAAAATCTCAGTTTAGCGGCAATAAAAAAGGAAGTATTAATTTTGGATTTAAAAATTAGCAAACTTCAAAGCGAGATTAGCGCCAATAAAAAAAGAGGGCTTAAAAGCCAAGAAAGCCTTGAAAGAGAGCTTGCTGATAGGATTAAAAAGAGAGAAGAGATTGAAAAAAAACTTATTACTATTTGCATGAGAGAGGATTTTGATACTCTTGTTAAGCTTAAATCTGTTTTAAGTAGTAAGAATTTAAAATTGGAGTAA
- a CDS encoding PBSX family phage terminase large subunit, with amino-acid sequence MKFLRSLAFLNLQKKFKNKFNINILDYIKPKPTKICFKDFENKYLTAKQKEVLFDIESNNYSKVIFSGGIASGKTFLASYLLVKKLIENKSFYEQDTNNFIIGNSIGLLMTNTVKQIEKICSLLGIDYEKKKSGQSFCKIAGLKLNIYGGKNRDAFSKIRGGNSAIIYVNEATVIHRETLLEVIKRLRKGKEIIIFDTNPESPAHYFKTDYIENTDVFKTYNFTTYDNPLNSADFIQTQEKLYRRFPAYRARVLYGEWILNESTLFNEMIFNQDYEFKSPIMYIDPAFSVGGDNTAICVLERTFEKFYAYIYQDQKPVSDSLMLASIQVLIENFNVNTVYIEERDSTKGDGILTKTILFLRNKSSHYFKVAPIKPLSNKFKRICALIPLFESRKIEFLKIISKNVISDIYSYKGDGKTKDDALDSLANAYLLLTLNYKEKLFHFGRFKYL; translated from the coding sequence TTGAAATTCTTAAGATCATTAGCGTTTCTCAATCTTCAGAAAAAGTTTAAAAATAAGTTTAATATTAACATTTTGGATTATATTAAGCCAAAACCAACCAAAATTTGTTTTAAAGATTTTGAAAATAAATACTTAACTGCTAAGCAAAAGGAAGTTCTTTTTGACATAGAAAGTAACAATTATTCAAAAGTAATATTTAGCGGTGGGATTGCAAGTGGTAAGACGTTTTTAGCTTCATATTTGCTTGTTAAAAAGCTTATTGAAAACAAATCTTTTTATGAGCAAGATACCAATAATTTTATTATAGGCAACTCAATTGGTTTGTTGATGACAAATACTGTAAAGCAAATAGAGAAAATTTGCAGCTTGCTGGGAATTGATTACGAGAAAAAGAAAAGCGGGCAGTCTTTTTGTAAGATAGCAGGTCTTAAGCTTAATATTTACGGGGGTAAAAACAGAGATGCTTTTTCCAAGATTCGTGGGGGCAATAGTGCAATAATTTATGTAAATGAAGCAACAGTAATTCACAGAGAAACTTTACTTGAAGTAATAAAAAGGCTTAGAAAGGGTAAAGAAATTATTATTTTTGATACAAATCCGGAAAGCCCTGCGCATTATTTTAAAACCGATTATATTGAAAATACAGATGTTTTTAAGACATATAATTTTACAACTTATGACAATCCTTTAAATTCAGCAGATTTTATTCAAACTCAGGAAAAACTTTACAGGCGTTTTCCCGCCTATAGGGCTCGTGTGCTTTACGGGGAGTGGATTTTAAATGAATCTACGCTATTTAATGAGATGATTTTCAATCAAGATTATGAATTTAAAAGCCCAATAATGTACATTGATCCTGCATTCTCAGTGGGTGGAGACAATACAGCTATTTGTGTTTTAGAGCGCACTTTTGAGAAGTTTTATGCATATATTTATCAAGACCAAAAACCAGTAAGTGATAGTTTAATGCTTGCTTCCATTCAAGTTTTAATAGAAAATTTCAATGTAAATACCGTTTACATTGAGGAGAGAGACAGTACCAAGGGGGATGGAATTTTAACTAAAACAATTCTTTTCTTGAGAAACAAAAGCAGTCACTATTTTAAAGTTGCACCAATAAAACCTTTAAGCAATAAATTTAAAAGAATATGCGCGCTTATTCCTTTGTTTGAAAGCCGCAAAATAGAATTTTTAAAAATAATAAGTAAAAATGTAATATCTGATATTTACAGCTACAAAGGAGATGGCAAAACAAAAGACGATGCGCTTGATTCTCTTGCAAATGCGTATCTTCTTTTAACGCTAAATTATAAAGAAAAATTATTTCATTTCGGCAGGTTTAAATATTTATAA
- a CDS encoding lipoprotein translates to MKRYIYVYIISVAVISCYLNDFSGMKENNCNKYDLSFFELSLAERENAILKIQRKFKSLTDKISSRISNYSEIKVGNFFSESSEQKINLLNKILEILKIQHGLVEKSSNTLSKLKMLSVGNYDVLDPQPELKLLNQKYSDIDEKLREICSCILSNSIDFNKVLNDLIYLKESALALIQK, encoded by the coding sequence ATGAAGAGATATATTTATGTATATATCATTTCAGTAGCTGTAATTTCTTGTTATTTAAATGATTTTTCTGGTATGAAAGAAAATAACTGTAATAAATATGATTTAAGTTTTTTTGAGCTTTCTTTAGCTGAAAGAGAAAATGCTATTTTAAAAATTCAAAGAAAATTTAAGAGCTTGACTGACAAAATAAGCTCCAGGATATCTAATTACAGCGAGATTAAAGTTGGCAATTTTTTTAGCGAATCTAGTGAGCAAAAGATTAATCTTTTAAACAAAATATTAGAGATTTTAAAAATACAGCACGGGTTAGTAGAAAAAAGCAGCAATACTTTAAGTAAGCTTAAAATGTTAAGTGTAGGCAATTATGATGTTCTTGATCCACAGCCAGAGTTGAAACTTTTAAATCAAAAATATTCAGATATAGATGAAAAATTAAGAGAAATATGTAGTTGCATTCTTAGTAACAGCATTGACTTTAATAAGGTTTTAAATGATTTGATTTATTTAAAAGAGAGTGCTTTAGCACTAATTCAAAAATAA